A window of Ignavibacterium sp. contains these coding sequences:
- a CDS encoding glucosyl transferase: MKSKTYMPLLTLIIQLLLFATSCKQTTEPKLEAELKLELEDVSCTEAWIKLTTTNLQLPATMNLLQDGNLSETISLLSADTLLYVDSLLPNKTYKFQATIQLYLPKAGIQPFNHSGFPAEGRHSSNELTVTTMDTTSHDFTWQSWEFGQHSSSTLYDVAIIDENNIWAVGEIYMLDSLGNPDPNAYNAVHWDGTKWELKRIYFYTFCGQQSMGSYPAKSIFAFGPNDIWIGMDGSQVVRWNGQSQSEPICTPVSINKLWGSSSEDLYAVGNNGNIAHWDGVKWTKIESGTDVDLLDVWGSVGETIWACGYNSSYALTVLLRYVGKNSNKVYEGSPNNQNNNEYIGPISGVWSNSKFFTYVASWGKIYRQPDSNILNIKRVTPNFSDVAFTIRGTAHNNIFISGQHSLIGHFNGVTYKEITELKNQDRYLLKIDTKNKLLVAVGYSYYGIVGSTAVIYIINII; this comes from the coding sequence ATGAAATCAAAAACCTATATGCCATTGTTAACATTGATTATACAACTACTACTGTTTGCAACATCCTGCAAGCAAACCACAGAGCCAAAGCTTGAGGCAGAGCTTAAACTTGAACTTGAAGATGTAAGCTGCACAGAGGCGTGGATAAAACTTACAACCACAAACCTCCAACTGCCAGCAACCATGAATCTGCTGCAAGACGGTAATCTTTCTGAAACAATCAGTCTTTTGAGTGCAGATACATTGCTTTATGTTGACTCACTACTGCCAAACAAAACATACAAATTCCAGGCAACCATTCAGCTTTACCTGCCGAAGGCAGGCATTCAACCATTCAATCATTCAGGTTTCCCTGCCGAAGGCAGGCATTCAAGCAATGAGCTTACGGTAACGACAATGGACACCACAAGCCACGACTTTACCTGGCAGAGCTGGGAGTTTGGGCAGCACAGCAGCAGCACGCTTTACGATGTAGCGATAATAGATGAAAACAACATCTGGGCAGTGGGTGAGATTTATATGCTTGACTCACTCGGCAACCCTGACCCGAACGCATACAACGCAGTCCACTGGGATGGAACTAAGTGGGAGTTGAAGAGGATATATTTTTATACTTTTTGTGGTCAACAAAGTATGGGTTCGTATCCTGCAAAATCAATTTTTGCTTTCGGACCGAATGATATTTGGATTGGAATGGATGGTTCTCAAGTGGTAAGATGGAATGGGCAAAGCCAATCAGAGCCAATTTGTACACCAGTATCAATCAACAAACTCTGGGGCAGCTCGAGTGAGGATTTATATGCGGTAGGCAACAATGGCAACATAGCCCACTGGGATGGAGTAAAGTGGACGAAGATAGAAAGCGGGACAGATGTGGATTTACTTGATGTTTGGGGAAGTGTTGGTGAAACAATCTGGGCATGCGGATATAATAGCAGTTATGCTTTAACTGTACTTTTACGTTATGTTGGGAAGAATAGTAATAAAGTATATGAGGGTTCACCAAACAATCAAAATAATAATGAGTATATAGGTCCAATTTCAGGTGTTTGGTCAAACTCTAAATTTTTCACATATGTTGCTAGCTGGGGTAAAATATATAGACAACCAGACAGCAATATTCTTAATATAAAAAGAGTAACACCTAATTTTTCTGACGTCGCCTTTACAATAAGAGGTACAGCGCACAATAATATATTCATATCGGGGCAGCACAGTCTGATAGGACATTTTAACGGTGTTACTTACAAGGAAATCACAGAGTTAAAGAACCAGGATAGGTATCTGTTAAAGATTGATACGAAAAATAAATTATTGGTAGCTGTTGGCTACAGCTATTATGGTATTGTTGGTTCAACCGCAGTCATTTACATAATAAATATAATTTAA
- a CDS encoding aminotransferase class I/II-fold pyridoxal phosphate-dependent enzyme, with the protein MKNHSKFDFQTKCVHSGIDEYEYGAVVPPIYQTSTFKFKNVKHGASLFAGEEKGYIYTRMLNPTVEAMENAIAALEGGHKALGCGSGMAAISTIFITLLQSGDHVVCSSAVYGPTTTVLNTVMKKYGVETTFVDSSNSENVRKAIKPNTKVVYIETPGNPTLCISDIGEISKIAHEHKATVVVDNTFMSPALQNPLLLGADIVMHSLTKFLNGHADVVGGVIVVKDEETYQQFRKTLNQHGGVIDPFNAFLVHRGLKTLAIRMEKHCQNAQKIAEWLEKHPLVKSIRYPGLKSHPHYKTGLKQHKGPGGMISIELAGGMEAGKIMMDSVRLFQLAVSLGGVESLIQHPASMTHFSMGKEAREAAGITDGLVRISVGIENVDDLIADLEQALNKVKENIPKEFELHV; encoded by the coding sequence ATGAAAAACCATTCAAAATTCGATTTTCAAACCAAATGTGTCCATTCCGGCATTGATGAATATGAATACGGAGCAGTAGTTCCACCGATTTATCAAACTTCAACATTTAAGTTTAAGAATGTAAAACACGGTGCATCACTCTTTGCAGGCGAAGAGAAAGGTTATATCTACACAAGAATGCTTAATCCAACTGTCGAAGCAATGGAAAATGCTATTGCTGCTTTGGAAGGCGGACATAAAGCGCTTGGTTGTGGTAGCGGAATGGCAGCAATCAGTACTATATTTATTACACTTCTTCAATCCGGAGATCATGTTGTATGTTCATCTGCTGTTTACGGACCAACAACCACGGTACTGAATACCGTAATGAAAAAGTATGGAGTTGAAACCACTTTTGTTGATTCATCAAACAGTGAGAATGTTAGAAAAGCAATTAAACCAAACACAAAAGTAGTTTATATCGAAACTCCCGGTAACCCGACGCTTTGTATTTCTGATATTGGGGAGATCTCGAAAATTGCTCATGAACATAAAGCTACTGTTGTTGTTGACAATACTTTTATGAGTCCGGCACTACAAAATCCGCTTTTACTTGGAGCTGACATTGTAATGCACAGCTTAACAAAATTTTTAAACGGACACGCTGATGTAGTTGGTGGAGTAATTGTAGTAAAAGATGAAGAAACATATCAGCAGTTCCGAAAAACATTAAATCAGCATGGCGGAGTAATAGATCCGTTCAATGCTTTCCTTGTACATCGCGGATTAAAAACACTTGCAATCAGAATGGAGAAGCATTGTCAAAATGCACAAAAGATTGCAGAATGGCTTGAGAAACATCCTCTTGTAAAATCAATAAGATATCCGGGATTAAAATCTCATCCGCATTACAAAACAGGATTAAAGCAACACAAAGGTCCGGGCGGAATGATATCAATTGAATTAGCTGGTGGAATGGAAGCCGGAAAAATCATGATGGATTCTGTAAGATTATTTCAGTTGGCAGTAAGTCTTGGCGGTGTAGAAAGCTTAATTCAGCATCCGGCAAGTATGACACATTTCTCAATGGGTAAAGAAGCTCGAGAAGCTGCAGGAATTACAGATGGTTTAGTTCGCATATCAGTTGGAATTGAAAATGTTGATGATTTAATTGCAGATTTGGAGCAGGCACTAAATAAGGTGAAAGAAAATATTCCCAAAGAATTTGAGTTGCATGTTTGA
- the hisH gene encoding imidazole glycerol phosphate synthase subunit HisH codes for MIALIDYGAGNTASVINVLKDLNAEFVLTNDKEIISNAEKIILPGVGEALSAMSKLQQLDLISPIKKLTKPFLGICLGMQLLCRKTEEGDADCLNVIPVDVKKFDSTKSKVPHMGWNSINNFDDENLLRNIPENSFFYFAHSYYLSENQFTTSVCNYEINFSSSIRYKNFFGVQFHPEKSAGQGIQIIKNFLSL; via the coding sequence ATGATTGCATTAATTGATTATGGTGCCGGAAACACAGCTTCAGTGATAAATGTTCTGAAAGATTTAAACGCTGAGTTTGTTTTGACAAACGATAAAGAAATTATTTCAAATGCTGAAAAAATTATTTTACCCGGAGTTGGCGAAGCTTTAAGTGCTATGAGTAAACTTCAGCAACTTGATTTGATATCACCAATTAAAAAGTTAACTAAACCTTTTCTTGGAATTTGCCTTGGTATGCAATTGCTCTGCAGAAAAACCGAAGAAGGTGATGCCGATTGTTTGAATGTTATTCCTGTTGATGTGAAAAAATTTGATTCTACAAAATCAAAAGTGCCACATATGGGATGGAATAGTATAAATAATTTCGATGACGAAAATCTATTAAGAAATATTCCTGAAAATTCGTTTTTTTATTTTGCTCATTCTTATTATCTGTCTGAGAATCAATTTACAACTTCGGTTTGTAATTATGAGATTAACTTTTCGTCATCAATCAGATATAAAAATTTTTTTGGCGTTCAGTTTCATCCGGAAAAATCCGCTGGACAAGGAATCCAGATAATTAAAAACTTTTTAAGCTTATGA
- a CDS encoding T9SS type A sorting domain-containing protein codes for MYKLLFLLLFVIGYLNMFAFTDSTCIGIVNLSLESDPRPTNLPDRIYTTHFIIHYNTYETNFIYANNVATYAEFAYEEICIQRGWLIPPPDDNRGGDNRYDIYILSTGAKGVCKAEFNNSWTNEWAPSFIEIRNNLEDGDNNGELRIVVAHEFSHATQFAYTYRDGYPNNFWFYENCATYFGEYIYGFEIYQYFQNFWGVDPLNDPELRIDTQGRGIGLYPYAGFIWPMFLVEWTNDNDIIRDIWERMGQNPGENIMSDIDFILSQPIHEKSLTLALTEYAVWRYFTGERADQNTLKRLFPTAKIKNYNSYPTGNKSFDSMGGLGGVNYITFSGNYEVLNIIMNGEDNIEWKALYIVDNGYNNFTKHIFPINSYGDGSIEVIKREINKIVLIPICLTPGRNGGQGYFSASVSAKRAVKFSNSYSQLNLGGQLLLNNNDVINSGDFRILSYNTYSVKTKNERFIMSELKKHNNWNNNLSLYYLIRDFDVTSEGDIDQNAQFIDLRSATIRNLIDGVSFNDQLPIWFSDPWYVFDENDNQLGMGNYITPRPLSPYQPTGKYSYTTGGVFLNQVPDPNNPNKPYYSVKADAVQNIDLQQTGRTHKFYFQNWSASPQGSAEFQDANALQTPVVFKQEGATVQANLKGTQLSNNSYAYSKGSQRKLFRDANGVLYNVYESMNRVWLEKSTNNGVQWQLTNHGLPLSNNVSKNPAVCNYNGFPLVVFEELGELKVYQYEPSFDNAYLRLSFYSCNENYTATPVITYSFSQFALTKILVVWKTGNAPFCGNPSLYYVLINPDNWSITSEGVIPNTNNYSLNPTIDSYIHPNGGSQLFHLAWEQSGAILYCKLVEDGNGNISQTNYSTISNGSSYMFHTSPSIIALGTGARVCWLGWNDEDPVVSAVVLKDPANSRFWSFGSNVSRPNINKSNDNTYYAFAWSQNNSTVKFADNNLRSIYEIIGIPGKDVQISNGNGKTNMYANIFKATSQPYYFTLSSNLNTYYSLQKSNGLVVSNGRTGVLRKNGGEIYFALGDITIDDQKVGFIECSPEVDISNVNLLNQYLETEPFEVTDNSGLEYTVQYGIVDSSTISGMFSQGEQVRFKVELVDINTGQVLGVFDDVVYDQNNLTDFENILYQVNTQGIGQRIVKLRLRIEENITPEVSMVDRIDNGSALAKGKKKELNYLGETIPKEFALSQNYPNPFNPTTVISWQSPVASHQTLKVYDILGNEVVTLVDEYREAGRYKVEFDASSLASGVYIYKLTAGSFTSSKKMMVVK; via the coding sequence ATGTACAAGTTACTTTTTTTATTGTTATTCGTTATAGGCTATCTTAATATGTTTGCTTTTACGGACTCTACCTGTATCGGTATAGTAAATTTATCACTTGAATCGGACCCAAGACCAACGAATCTACCTGATAGGATTTATACAACACACTTTATAATACATTACAACACCTACGAAACTAACTTCATTTATGCTAATAATGTAGCTACTTATGCAGAATTTGCGTATGAAGAAATCTGTATCCAGCGGGGTTGGTTAATTCCACCACCGGATGATAATAGAGGCGGGGATAATCGTTATGATATTTACATTTTATCTACTGGCGCCAAAGGTGTTTGTAAAGCAGAGTTCAATAATTCTTGGACAAATGAATGGGCCCCAAGCTTTATTGAAATCAGAAATAACCTAGAGGATGGAGATAACAATGGTGAGTTAAGGATTGTCGTTGCTCATGAATTTAGCCATGCAACTCAATTCGCATATACTTACAGAGATGGTTATCCAAATAACTTTTGGTTTTATGAAAATTGCGCAACTTATTTTGGTGAATACATTTATGGTTTTGAAATATATCAATACTTCCAGAATTTTTGGGGTGTAGATCCATTAAACGATCCGGAATTAAGAATTGATACCCAAGGCAGAGGAATAGGTTTATATCCTTATGCTGGTTTTATCTGGCCCATGTTTTTAGTTGAATGGACAAATGATAATGATATAATAAGAGATATTTGGGAAAGAATGGGCCAAAATCCTGGTGAAAATATTATGAGCGATATAGATTTCATACTATCACAACCAATTCACGAGAAGTCTCTGACTCTTGCATTAACAGAGTATGCTGTATGGCGATATTTCACAGGTGAAAGAGCAGATCAAAACACATTAAAAAGATTATTCCCTACTGCAAAAATAAAAAATTATAACTCATATCCAACGGGTAATAAATCATTCGATTCAATGGGTGGATTGGGTGGTGTTAATTACATCACTTTTAGTGGGAACTACGAGGTTTTAAACATCATTATGAACGGTGAAGATAATATTGAATGGAAAGCATTATACATTGTTGATAATGGTTACAATAATTTTACAAAACATATTTTTCCAATTAATTCTTATGGCGATGGTTCGATAGAAGTTATAAAAAGAGAAATTAATAAAATTGTACTAATACCAATTTGTCTCACACCAGGAAGAAACGGTGGACAAGGATATTTTTCGGCATCGGTATCTGCAAAGAGAGCTGTAAAGTTTAGTAACAGCTATTCACAGCTTAACTTGGGTGGTCAATTATTGTTAAATAATAATGATGTTATTAACTCTGGCGATTTTAGAATTCTCAGTTACAATACATACTCTGTTAAGACAAAAAATGAAAGATTTATTATGTCTGAGTTAAAAAAGCATAATAATTGGAACAATAATTTATCACTTTATTATTTAATAAGAGATTTTGACGTAACTTCAGAAGGGGATATTGATCAAAATGCACAATTTATCGATTTACGGAGTGCTACGATTCGAAATCTGATAGACGGTGTGAGTTTTAATGATCAATTACCCATATGGTTTAGTGATCCCTGGTATGTATTTGATGAAAATGATAATCAATTAGGAATGGGCAATTACATTACACCACGCCCACTTTCCCCTTATCAACCGACTGGTAAGTACAGTTATACAACAGGTGGCGTCTTCTTAAATCAAGTCCCTGACCCAAACAATCCTAACAAACCCTACTACTCCGTAAAAGCAGATGCAGTGCAGAATATAGACTTACAGCAAACGGGCAGGACACATAAATTTTATTTTCAGAACTGGAGTGCAAGTCCGCAGGGCAGTGCAGAGTTTCAGGATGCAAATGCACTTCAGACACCTGTTGTCTTCAAGCAGGAAGGAGCAACAGTACAGGCAAACCTTAAAGGTACGCAGCTAAGTAATAACAGCTACGCTTATTCAAAAGGCAGCCAGAGGAAGTTATTTAGAGATGCTAATGGAGTGTTATATAATGTCTATGAAAGTATGAATAGAGTTTGGCTTGAAAAAAGTACCAACAACGGAGTACAATGGCAATTAACTAATCACGGATTACCGCTATCCAATAATGTTTCAAAGAATCCAGCAGTCTGTAATTACAATGGCTTTCCTCTTGTTGTGTTTGAGGAATTGGGAGAACTAAAGGTGTATCAGTATGAGCCTTCTTTCGATAATGCATATCTCAGATTATCATTTTACTCCTGTAATGAAAATTATACCGCAACACCAGTCATAACCTATTCTTTTAGTCAATTTGCACTGACGAAAATATTGGTAGTCTGGAAAACAGGGAATGCACCTTTTTGTGGCAATCCCAGTCTTTATTATGTATTGATTAATCCTGATAATTGGAGTATAACTTCAGAGGGGGTGATTCCAAACACTAATAATTATTCTTTAAACCCAACAATAGATTCTTATATCCATCCTAATGGAGGAAGTCAATTATTTCACTTAGCCTGGGAACAATCAGGAGCAATTCTCTATTGCAAACTTGTTGAAGACGGTAATGGAAACATCTCACAGACTAATTATTCAACTATATCAAACGGTAGCAGTTATATGTTTCACACTTCACCGTCTATAATAGCATTGGGTACGGGTGCAAGAGTCTGCTGGCTTGGCTGGAATGATGAAGACCCTGTTGTAAGTGCAGTTGTTTTAAAAGACCCTGCAAACAGTCGTTTCTGGTCATTTGGCAGTAATGTATCCAGACCTAATATCAATAAATCAAATGACAATACATATTATGCATTTGCCTGGAGTCAGAACAACTCAACTGTAAAATTTGCTGATAATAATCTTAGGTCCATTTATGAAATAATTGGTATACCAGGTAAAGATGTACAAATAAGCAACGGTAACGGAAAAACAAATATGTATGCCAATATTTTCAAGGCAACAAGTCAGCCGTATTATTTTACACTCTCTTCAAATCTTAATACCTATTATTCACTTCAGAAATCAAATGGATTGGTTGTATCAAACGGAAGAACGGGAGTGTTGAGAAAAAACGGTGGAGAGATATATTTTGCATTGGGCGACATAACAATAGATGATCAGAAAGTAGGATTTATCGAATGTTCGCCTGAGGTAGATATATCAAATGTAAACCTTCTTAATCAGTATCTTGAAACAGAGCCGTTTGAAGTAACAGATAACAGCGGCTTAGAGTACACTGTTCAATATGGTATAGTGGACAGCAGTACAATATCGGGAATGTTTTCTCAGGGAGAACAGGTAAGATTTAAGGTAGAGTTGGTTGATATTAATACAGGACAAGTACTCGGAGTATTTGACGATGTGGTTTATGATCAGAACAATCTTACCGACTTTGAGAATATATTGTATCAGGTCAACACACAGGGAATCGGTCAAAGGATAGTAAAGCTTAGATTACGAATAGAAGAAAACATAACACCGGAAGTTTCGATGGTTGACAGGATTGATAATGGAAGTGCATTGGCAAAAGGAAAGAAAAAAGAATTGAATTATCTGGGAGAAACAATTCCGAAAGAATTCGCATTGAGTCAGAATTATCCGAATCCGTTTAATCCTACGACAGTAATCAGTTGGCAGTCTCCGGTCGCCAGTCATCAAACACTAAAAGTGTACGACATACTTGGCAACGAAGTAGTTACATTGGTGGATGAGTACCGTGAAGCCGGAAGATATAAGGTTGAGTTTGATGCAAGCAGTCTTGCAAGCGGTGTTTATATCTACAAACTAACGGCAGGCTCATTTACTTCAAGTAAGAAAATGATGGTGGTTAAGTAA
- the hisC gene encoding histidinol-phosphate transaminase translates to MRNIETLVRKNILNLKPYTSARDIYQDGIFLDANENSFGSVIESDIVDLNRYPDPHQKELRKALSEVINISSDKIFFGVGSDEIIDLSIRIFCEPGKSNVIIPTPTYGMYQVACAVNDVEVKSVNLDENFDLNLEKTLNAIDRNTKMIFLCSPNNPTGNLLSVERIKSLAKSFEGIIFIDEAYIDFAEENSSINQISAFNNVIISRTFSKAWGLAGVRCGYCIADELIINLLFKIKAPYTINKLTSNTIRKAIQNSKRKNLFVKNIIEEREKLIIELSKLNFVKKIFPSAANFLLVEMNNAKFVFDYLNDKKIRVRMRNDDERLKNCLRITVGNQEENDLLIKTLRKLN, encoded by the coding sequence ATGAGAAACATTGAAACATTGGTAAGAAAAAATATTTTGAATTTAAAGCCATACACCTCAGCGCGAGATATCTATCAGGATGGAATTTTTCTGGACGCAAATGAAAACTCTTTTGGAAGTGTTATCGAATCTGATATAGTTGATTTAAATCGTTATCCGGATCCACATCAAAAAGAATTAAGAAAAGCTTTATCGGAAGTAATCAACATATCATCCGATAAAATTTTCTTTGGGGTTGGCTCTGATGAGATAATTGATCTTTCAATCAGAATTTTTTGCGAACCGGGAAAATCAAATGTAATTATCCCAACACCAACTTATGGAATGTATCAGGTTGCTTGTGCTGTTAATGATGTTGAAGTTAAGTCAGTCAATCTTGATGAGAATTTTGATTTGAATCTGGAAAAAACATTAAACGCAATTGATAGAAATACCAAAATGATTTTTCTTTGCTCGCCAAACAATCCGACTGGCAATTTATTGAGCGTAGAAAGAATAAAAAGTCTTGCTAAAAGTTTTGAAGGAATAATTTTCATTGATGAGGCATACATTGATTTTGCTGAAGAAAATTCATCCATCAATCAAATCTCTGCTTTTAATAATGTTATTATCTCCAGAACATTTTCAAAAGCTTGGGGACTTGCAGGTGTTCGTTGCGGTTATTGTATTGCTGATGAGTTGATTATTAATCTTCTTTTCAAAATAAAAGCTCCTTACACAATAAATAAACTAACTTCCAATACGATTAGAAAAGCAATTCAAAATTCCAAAAGAAAAAATTTATTTGTTAAGAATATCATTGAAGAAAGAGAAAAATTAATCATAGAATTATCAAAGTTGAATTTTGTAAAAAAGATTTTTCCTTCTGCAGCTAACTTTCTTCTCGTAGAAATGAATAATGCCAAATTTGTATTTGATTATTTAAATGATAAAAAAATCAGAGTGCGAATGCGAAATGATGATGAAAGACTTAAAAATTGTCTGAGAATTACTGTTGGTAATCAGGAGGAAAATGATTTATTAATTAAAACCCTGAGGAAGTTAAATTGA
- the hisG gene encoding ATP phosphoribosyltransferase: MKNNGNLKLAIQKSGRLSDSSLQLLKNCNLDIEKFNDRLVVSVRNFKLDLLFLRDDDIPEYVQDGVAELGIVGQDVLYETKADVKVVTKLGFGRCSLRIAIPENDDLRDIEDLNGKRIATSFPNILKDFLRQYKIDAKIVNISGSVEAAPSLGIADYICDLVSTGNTLKLNKLKSSISVLESEAVLIKNKNLKNHSDKYQIFLKLLSRIESVLNAKNSKYIMMNVPKNSLKNILQIIPSLKSPTVLPLADDESLAVHAVIPAEKFWEIVDDLKSAGASGILLLPIENIII; encoded by the coding sequence ATGAAAAACAATGGAAATCTGAAACTTGCAATACAGAAGAGCGGAAGATTATCTGATAGCTCTCTTCAGTTGCTTAAAAATTGCAATCTTGATATAGAAAAATTTAACGACAGACTTGTTGTTAGTGTAAGGAACTTTAAACTTGATTTGCTTTTCCTTCGTGATGATGACATTCCTGAATATGTTCAGGATGGTGTTGCTGAACTGGGAATTGTTGGACAGGATGTTCTTTACGAAACCAAAGCAGATGTAAAAGTAGTTACGAAACTCGGATTTGGAAGATGTAGTCTGAGAATTGCAATTCCTGAAAATGATGATTTACGGGACATTGAAGATCTAAATGGTAAAAGAATCGCAACATCATTTCCAAATATTCTTAAAGACTTCCTCAGACAGTATAAAATTGATGCAAAGATTGTTAACATTAGTGGAAGTGTTGAAGCAGCTCCGTCACTTGGTATTGCAGATTACATTTGTGATCTTGTTTCAACCGGAAATACTTTGAAGCTGAATAAACTGAAATCATCAATCAGTGTGCTGGAATCAGAAGCGGTTCTTATAAAAAATAAAAATCTGAAAAATCATTCGGATAAATATCAAATCTTTCTTAAACTTCTTTCAAGAATTGAATCCGTGCTTAATGCAAAGAATTCAAAATACATTATGATGAATGTTCCTAAAAATTCTCTTAAAAATATTTTGCAGATAATTCCATCACTTAAAAGTCCGACAGTTCTGCCACTTGCTGATGATGAATCACTTGCTGTTCATGCTGTTATACCAGCAGAAAAATTTTGGGAAATTGTTGATGATCTGAAATCGGCCGGCGCATCGGGAATTTTATTATTACCAATTGAGAATATAATCATATGA
- the hisB gene encoding imidazoleglycerol-phosphate dehydratase HisB, which yields MKNTIERKAVVTRNTKETKISVKLNLDRNGKSRIKTGIGFFDHMLEQIARHANLDLQILVKGDLQIDEHHTVEDTGIALGEAIRKALGDKKGIQRYGFFIPMDDSVAVCTIDLGGRSYLNFNCNFKREKVGEFPTELTKEFFRALADSMKANIYIKAKGENDHHKIESIFKAFAKSLNEAARFDERNNNRIPSTKGIL from the coding sequence TTGAAAAACACAATTGAAAGAAAAGCAGTTGTTACTCGTAACACGAAAGAAACAAAAATTTCTGTTAAGTTGAATCTTGATAGAAACGGCAAATCAAGAATAAAAACAGGAATTGGTTTCTTTGATCATATGCTTGAGCAAATTGCAAGACACGCAAATCTTGATCTGCAAATTTTAGTTAAAGGTGATTTACAAATTGATGAACATCATACAGTTGAAGATACTGGAATTGCTCTCGGAGAAGCAATCCGCAAAGCACTTGGTGATAAAAAAGGAATTCAGCGTTATGGTTTTTTTATTCCAATGGATGATTCAGTTGCAGTTTGCACAATTGATTTGGGTGGGAGAAGTTATCTTAACTTCAATTGTAATTTCAAAAGAGAAAAAGTAGGTGAATTCCCAACAGAGTTAACAAAAGAATTTTTCAGAGCATTGGCAGATTCAATGAAAGCCAACATTTACATTAAAGCAAAAGGTGAAAATGATCATCATAAAATTGAATCAATATTCAAAGCATTTGCAAAATCATTAAATGAAGCTGCAAGATTTGATGAAAGAAACAATAATCGTATTCCATCAACGAAAGGAATATTATGA
- the hisD gene encoding histidinol dehydrogenase translates to MKKYYLKNLSEAQIKKLTKRKNLSSVSVRKSVENILSDVKSNGIKSALRYAKKFDGFSSKEIYVTKREFEEAEKTLDVKTKEAILSAYKNIYKFHKEQIPKNYFFETVKGVKCERKIIPIENVGLYIPAGTAPLPSTMLMLGIPAQIAGCKRVVAASPTNDKVHPSILFAAKLCGISEFIKIGGAQAIALLAYGDENFEKVDKVFGPGNQYVTQAKSLVSIDPDGCSIDMIAGPSEVLVIADKFANPSFVAADLLSQAEHGKDSLAILVTDSETLYQQVVKQIKNQLRFLDRKNFAEASLKNSFCLITKSIEDAFDFSNKFAPEHLIINIKSADKFLNKVINAGSVFVGQYTPESAGDYASGTNHSLPTYGFAKSTGGVSVEMFMKAITFQSISKQGLKNLSETVIKLAETESLQAHANAVKVRLK, encoded by the coding sequence ATGAAAAAATATTACTTAAAAAATCTCAGTGAAGCACAAATAAAAAAACTGACTAAAAGAAAAAATCTTTCATCAGTTTCTGTTCGGAAAAGCGTTGAAAATATTTTATCTGATGTTAAATCAAACGGAATAAAATCAGCTTTGCGATATGCAAAAAAGTTTGATGGATTTTCTTCAAAGGAAATATATGTAACCAAACGCGAATTCGAAGAAGCTGAAAAAACTCTTGATGTAAAAACAAAGGAAGCAATCTTATCCGCTTACAAAAACATTTATAAATTCCACAAAGAACAAATTCCTAAAAACTATTTTTTTGAGACAGTAAAAGGAGTAAAGTGTGAAAGAAAAATTATTCCAATAGAGAATGTTGGATTATACATACCTGCAGGAACAGCACCACTTCCTTCAACAATGCTAATGCTTGGCATTCCTGCGCAGATTGCCGGATGTAAAAGAGTTGTTGCAGCATCACCAACAAATGATAAAGTTCATCCATCAATTTTGTTTGCTGCAAAACTTTGCGGCATAAGTGAATTCATAAAAATCGGTGGTGCTCAGGCGATTGCATTATTAGCTTATGGTGATGAGAACTTTGAAAAGGTTGATAAAGTTTTTGGACCGGGAAATCAGTATGTAACTCAGGCAAAAAGTTTGGTTAGTATTGATCCTGATGGCTGCTCGATTGATATGATTGCCGGACCAAGTGAAGTTCTTGTAATTGCAGATAAATTTGCCAATCCATCTTTTGTTGCCGCTGATTTATTATCACAAGCTGAGCACGGAAAGGATTCGTTAGCAATTTTAGTTACTGACAGCGAAACACTTTATCAACAGGTAGTAAAGCAAATAAAAAATCAATTAAGATTTTTGGATAGAAAAAATTTTGCAGAAGCTTCGTTAAAAAATTCTTTTTGTTTGATAACAAAATCAATTGAAGACGCATTTGATTTTTCAAATAAGTTCGCACCCGAACATCTTATCATCAACATAAAAAGCGCTGATAAATTCTTAAACAAAGTTATCAATGCTGGTTCTGTTTTTGTCGGTCAGTACACACCGGAAAGTGCAGGAGATTATGCATCAGGTACGAATCATTCGCTGCCGACTTACGGATTTGCGAAATCAACCGGTGGAGTTAGTGTTGAGATGTTTATGAAAGCTATAACATTTCAGTCAATCAGTAAACAAGGTTTGAAAAATTTATCGGAAACAGTTATCAAATTAGCTGAAACAGAGTCTCTTCAGGCGCACGCTAATGCTGTTAAAGTGAGGTTGAAATGA